The following proteins come from a genomic window of Canis lupus dingo isolate Sandy chromosome 20, ASM325472v2, whole genome shotgun sequence:
- the RAVER1 gene encoding ribonucleoprotein PTB-binding 1 isoform X2 — translation MPLRPGSLVPEGAGFPKMAADVSVTHRPPLSPEAEAEVETEDAAERRAPEEELPPLDPEEIQKRLEHTERQFRNRRKILIRGLPGDVTNQEVHDLLSDYELKYCFVDKYKGTAFVTLLNGEQAEAAIGAFHQSRLRERELSVQLQPTDALLCVANLPPSFTQQQFEELVRPFGSLERCFLVYSERTGHSKGYGFAEYMKKDSAARAKSDLLGKPLGPRTLYVHWTDAGQLTPVLLHSRCLCVDHLPPGFSDVDALRRALSAVHTPTFCQLAYGQDGQLKGFAVLEYETAEMAEEAQQRADGLALGGSHLRVSFCAPGPPGRSMLAALIAAQATALNRGKGLLPEPNILQLLNNLGPSASLQLLLNPLLHGNAGGKQGLLGAPPAMPLLNGPALSTALLQLALQTQSQKKPGILGDSPLGTLQPGAQPANPLLGELSAGGALPPELPPRRGKPPPLLPPLLGPSGGDREAIGLGPPAAQLTPPPAPVGLRGTGLRSLQKDSGPLPAPSGVSLLGEPPKDFRIPLNPYLNLHSLLPASNLAAPGAGGGGGGSSKAFQLKSRLLSPLASTRLPPEPGLPDSYGFDYPSDVGPRRLFSHPREPALGPHRPSRHKMSPPPSGFGERSGGGGGGPLSHFYSGSPTSYFTSGLQAGLKQSHLNKAVGSSPLGSGEGLLGLGPGPNGHSHLLKTPLGGQKRSFAHLLPSPEPSPEGSYVGQHSQGLGGHYADSYLKRKRIF, via the exons ATGCCGCTCCGCCCAGGCTCGCTGGTCCCAGAAGGCGCCGGGTTCCCCAAGATGGCGGCCGACGTGTCCGTTACTCACCGGCCCCCGCTGAGCCCGGAGGCTGAGGCCGAGGTTGAAACTGAGGATGCCGCGGAGCGCCGGGCGCCCGAAGAAGAACTCCCGCCCCTAGATCCAGAAGAGATCCAGAAACGCCTAGAACATACCGAGCGCCAGTTCCGTAACCGCCGCAAGATACTGATCCGGGGCCTCCCGGGGGACGTGACCAACcag GAAGTGCACGACCTGCTCAGCGACTATGAGCTCAAGTACTGTTTTGTGGACAAATACAAAGGGACAG CCTTTGTGACTCTGCTGAACGGGGAGCAGGCCGAGGCGGCCATCGGCGCCTTCCACCAGAGCCGCCTGCGGGAGCGCGAGCTGTCCGTGCAGCTGCAGCCCACGGACGCCCTGCTCTGCGTGGCCAACCTGCCTCCCAGCTTCACACAGCAGCAGTTCGAGGAGCTGGTGCGGCCCTTCGGCAGCCTGGAGCGCTGCTTTCTGGTCTACAGCGAGCGCACCGGCCACTCCAAGGGCTACGGCTTCGCTGAGTACATGAAGAAGGACTCGGCCGCCCGGGCCAAGTCGGACCTGCTGGGCAAACCGCTGGGCCCTCGCACCCTCTACGTGCACTGGACAGATGCTGGGCAGCTGACCCCCGTCCTGCTCCACTCCCGCTGCCTCTGCGTTGACCACCTGCCACCCGGCTTCAGCGACGTGGACGCCCTGCGCCGGGCACTGTCGGCGGTCCACACACCCACCTTCTGCCAG CTAGCATATGGCCAGGATGGGCAGCTGAAGGGCTTCGCTGTGCTGGAGTACGAGACAGCAGAGATGGCGGAAGAGGCGCAGCAGCGGGCGGACGGCCTGGCCCTGGGGGGCAGCCACTTGCGCGTCTCCTTCTGTGCCCCAGGGCCCCCTGGCCGCAGCATGCTGGCCGCGCTCATCGCTGCCCAGGCCACG GCCCTCAATCGGGGCAAAGGGCTCTTGCCGGAGCCTAACATCCTGCAGCTACTCAACAACCTGgggccctctgcctccctccagctGCTGTTGAACCCCCTGCTCCACGGCAATGCAGGGGGCAAGCAGG gcctcctgggTGCACCTCCAGCCATGCCGCTGCTCAACGGGCCTGCGCTATCCACGGCGCTGCTGCAGCTCGCCCTGCAGACCCAGAGTCAGAAG AAGCCAGGGATCCTGGGAGACTCTCCCCTGGGCACccttcagcctggggcccagCCGGCCAACCCCCTTCTTGGGGAGCTCTCTGCAG GGGGGGCCTTGCCCCCGGAGCTGCCACCCCGGCGAGGGAAGCCACCACCTCTGCTGCCGCCACTGCTTGGCCCCTCTGGGGGTGACCGGGAAGCCATAGGCCTGGGTCCCCCAGCAGCCCAGCTcactccaccccctgccccagtggGACTCCGAGGCACTGGCCTTAGGAGCCTCCAGAAAGACAGCGGGCCTCTACCAGCACCCTCTGGG GTCTCGCTGCTGGGGGAACCCCCAAAGGACTTCCGGATCCCCCTGAATCCCTACCTGAACCTACACAGCCTACTCCCAGCCAGCAACCTGGCGG cccctggagctggtggtggaggtggtggcagcagcaaAGCCTTCCAGCTCAAGTCCCGCCTGCTCAGCCCTCTCGCCAGCACCCGCCTGCCCCCTGAACCAGGGCTGCCTGACAGCTATGGTTTCGACTACCCCTCG GATGTGGGACCTCGGCGGCTCTTCTCCCACCCCCGGGAACCAGCTCTAGGGCCTCACAGACCCAGCCGACACAAA ATGTCACCCCCGCCCAGTGGTTTTGGAGAACGGAGTGGTGGAGGCGGTGGGGGGCCCCTCTCCCACTTCTATTCGGGCTCGCCCACTTCCTACTTCACCAgtggcctgcaggctggcctcaagCAGAGCCACCTTAACAAG GCGGTTGGCTCCTCTCCACTGGGCTCTGGAGAAGGGCTCCTGGGCCTCGGCCCTGGGCCCAATGGCCACAGCCACCTGCTGAAG ACCCCACTGGGTGGCCAGAAACGCAGCTTTGCCCACCTGCTGCCCTCACCTGAGCCCAGCCCAGAAGGCAGCTACGTGGGCCAGCACTCCCAGGGCCTGGGCGGCCACTACGCAGATTCCTACCTGAAGCGCAAGAGGATTTTCTAA
- the ICAM3 gene encoding intercellular adhesion molecule 3 isoform X4: MTCQVAGGAPRTNLTVVLLRGEEELSRQPAVGEPAEVTFTVAAGREDHLANFSCRTDLDLRPRGLGLFQNSSAPRQLRTFALPITAPHLVVPRILEVGTTRSVNCILEGLFPASEAQVHLALGNQTLNSTVESHGDTISATATAVARAEQEGAQEIVCNITLGNDGREAREKLTVYSFWGPTINLSEPNASEGTAVTVTCAAGARVQVMLEGLPAAAPGQPAQFQLNATEMDDRRSFFCNATLEVDGETLHRNSSVQLRVLYGPKIDQAKCPQRLTWKEKTTHVLQCQARGNPDPQMHCFHEGSHVELPIGVPFFVRLNYTGTYACKASSSRGVHTVTVVMNVQDRNLRAVNIVLGVLAILGVVTTVAALLHVFGVQKRSDTYRVNQGSTWLPLTSRQPEEAVGENPS; the protein is encoded by the exons ATGACCTGCCAGGTGGCAGGCGGGGCGCCCCGGACCAACCTCACGGTGGTGCTGCTCCgcggggaggaggagctgagcCGGCAACCGGCCGTCGGGGAGCCAGCCGAGGTCACGTTCACGGTGGCGGCGGGCAGGGAGGACCACCTCGCCAACTTCTCGTGCCGCACGGACCTGGACCTGAGGCCCCGAGGGCTGGGATTGTTCCAGAACAGCTCGGCGCCCAGGCAGCTCCGAACCTTTG CACTGCCCATCACGGCTCCGCACCTCGTTGTCCCTCGGATCTTGGAGGTGGGAACGACTCGGTCGGTGAACTGCATCCTGGAAGGATTGTTCCCGGCCTCCGAGGCCCAAGTCCACTTGGCGCTGGGGAACCAGACGCTGAACTCTACAGTCGAGAGCCACGGGGACACGATCAGTGCCACAGCCACAGCCGTAGCGAGAGCGGAGCAGGAGGGCGCACAGGAGATAGTCTGCAACATAACGTTGGGGAACGACGGCCGGGAGGCCCGCGAAAAATTGACTGTCTACA GCTTCTGGGGGCCCACCATAAACCTGAGTGAACCCAACGCCTCCGAGGGGACTGCAGTGACTGTGACTTGCGCGGCCGGAGCCCGCGTCCAGGTCATGCTGGAGGGACTTCCGGCCGCGGCCCCTGGACAGCCTGCCCAGTTTCAGCTAAACGCCACCGAGATGGACGACAGGCGCAGCTTCTTCTGCAATGCCACCCTCGAGGTGGATGGGGAGACCTTACACAGGAACAGCAGCGTCCAGTTGCGTGTCCTGT ACGGTCCCAAGATTGACCAAGCCAAATGTCCCCAGCGCTTGACGTGGAAAGAGAAAACTACCCATGTCCTGCAGTGCCAGGCTCGGGGCAACCCGGACCCCCAGATGCACTGTTTTCACGAAGGCTCCCACGTCGAGCTGCCTATCGGGGTCCCATTCTTCGTCAGGTTAAACTATACTGGTACCTATGCCTGCAAGGCGTCCAGCTCACGAGGCGTACACACTGTGACTGTGGTGATGAACGTTCAGG ATCGGAACCTCCGCGCTGTCAACATCGTCCTGGGGGTGTTAGCGATCTTGGGCGTGGTGACTACCGTCGCAGCCTTACTGCACGTCTTCGGGGTGCAGAAGCGGAGTGACACCTACCGTGTGAACCAGGGGAGCACTTGGTTACCCCTGACGTCTAGGCAGCCCGAAGAGGCTGTGGGGGAGAATCCATCCTGA
- the ICAM3 gene encoding intercellular adhesion molecule 3 isoform X3 — translation MRLEVENTLVPAGGSFLVNCSTDCPNPRLIILETSLAKKPVGNGLGWAAFLLSNVTSDSQVLCSGFCNDIQMVGSSEITVYRFPERVELAPLPRWQPVGENLTMTCQVAGGAPRTNLTVVLLRGEEELSRQPAVGEPAEVTFTVAAGREDHLANFSCRTDLDLRPRGLGLFQNSSAPRQLRTFALPITAPHLVVPRILEVGTTRSVNCILEGLFPASEAQVHLALGNQTLNSTVESHGDTISATATAVARAEQEGAQEIVCNITLGNDGREAREKLTVYSFWGPTINLSEPNASEGTAVTVTCAAGARVQVMLEGLPAAAPGQPAQFQLNATEMDDRRSFFCNATLEVDGETLHRNSSVQLRVLYGPKIDQAKCPQRLTWKEKTTHVLQCQARGNPDPQMHCFHEGSHVELPIGVPFFVRLNYTGTYACKASSSRGVHTVTVVMNVQDRNLRAVNIVLGVLAILGVVTTVAALLHVFGVQKRSDTYRVNQGSTWLPLTSRQPEEAVGENPS, via the exons ATGAGGCTGGAGGTCGAGAACACTCTGGTGCCTGCTGGAGGGTCCTTCTTGGTAAACTGCAGTACAGACTGCCCCAATCCTCGACTCATCATTCTAGAGACATCCCTAGCCAAGAAGCCAGTGGGCAACGGCCTGGGCTGGGCAGCCTTCCTGCTAAGCAATGTGACTAGTGACAGCCAGGTCCTCTGCTCCGGCTTCTGCAATGACATCCAGATGGTAGGCTCCTCTGAGATCACAGTATACC GGTTCCCGGAGCGAGTGGAGCTGGCACCCCTACCCCGCTGGCAGCCCGTGGGTGAGAACCTCACCATGACCTGCCAGGTGGCAGGCGGGGCGCCCCGGACCAACCTCACGGTGGTGCTGCTCCgcggggaggaggagctgagcCGGCAACCGGCCGTCGGGGAGCCAGCCGAGGTCACGTTCACGGTGGCGGCGGGCAGGGAGGACCACCTCGCCAACTTCTCGTGCCGCACGGACCTGGACCTGAGGCCCCGAGGGCTGGGATTGTTCCAGAACAGCTCGGCGCCCAGGCAGCTCCGAACCTTTG CACTGCCCATCACGGCTCCGCACCTCGTTGTCCCTCGGATCTTGGAGGTGGGAACGACTCGGTCGGTGAACTGCATCCTGGAAGGATTGTTCCCGGCCTCCGAGGCCCAAGTCCACTTGGCGCTGGGGAACCAGACGCTGAACTCTACAGTCGAGAGCCACGGGGACACGATCAGTGCCACAGCCACAGCCGTAGCGAGAGCGGAGCAGGAGGGCGCACAGGAGATAGTCTGCAACATAACGTTGGGGAACGACGGCCGGGAGGCCCGCGAAAAATTGACTGTCTACA GCTTCTGGGGGCCCACCATAAACCTGAGTGAACCCAACGCCTCCGAGGGGACTGCAGTGACTGTGACTTGCGCGGCCGGAGCCCGCGTCCAGGTCATGCTGGAGGGACTTCCGGCCGCGGCCCCTGGACAGCCTGCCCAGTTTCAGCTAAACGCCACCGAGATGGACGACAGGCGCAGCTTCTTCTGCAATGCCACCCTCGAGGTGGATGGGGAGACCTTACACAGGAACAGCAGCGTCCAGTTGCGTGTCCTGT ACGGTCCCAAGATTGACCAAGCCAAATGTCCCCAGCGCTTGACGTGGAAAGAGAAAACTACCCATGTCCTGCAGTGCCAGGCTCGGGGCAACCCGGACCCCCAGATGCACTGTTTTCACGAAGGCTCCCACGTCGAGCTGCCTATCGGGGTCCCATTCTTCGTCAGGTTAAACTATACTGGTACCTATGCCTGCAAGGCGTCCAGCTCACGAGGCGTACACACTGTGACTGTGGTGATGAACGTTCAGG ATCGGAACCTCCGCGCTGTCAACATCGTCCTGGGGGTGTTAGCGATCTTGGGCGTGGTGACTACCGTCGCAGCCTTACTGCACGTCTTCGGGGTGCAGAAGCGGAGTGACACCTACCGTGTGAACCAGGGGAGCACTTGGTTACCCCTGACGTCTAGGCAGCCCGAAGAGGCTGTGGGGGAGAATCCATCCTGA
- the ICAM3 gene encoding intercellular adhesion molecule 3 isoform X1 — protein sequence MGETVGDLQSLVTMLPSGLLLGAYGNSLISLLLVCCLPPSGARAQQYQMRLEVENTLVPAGGSFLVNCSTDCPNPRLIILETSLAKKPVGNGLGWAAFLLSNVTSDSQVLCSGFCNDIQMVGSSEITVYRFPERVELAPLPRWQPVGENLTMTCQVAGGAPRTNLTVVLLRGEEELSRQPAVGEPAEVTFTVAAGREDHLANFSCRTDLDLRPRGLGLFQNSSAPRQLRTFALPITAPHLVVPRILEVGTTRSVNCILEGLFPASEAQVHLALGNQTLNSTVESHGDTISATATAVARAEQEGAQEIVCNITLGNDGREAREKLTVYSFWGPTINLSEPNASEGTAVTVTCAAGARVQVMLEGLPAAAPGQPAQFQLNATEMDDRRSFFCNATLEVDGETLHRNSSVQLRVLYGPKIDQAKCPQRLTWKEKTTHVLQCQARGNPDPQMHCFHEGSHVELPIGVPFFVRLNYTGTYACKASSSRGVHTVTVVMNVQDRNLRAVNIVLGVLAILGVVTTVAALLHVFGVQKRSDTYRVNQGSTWLPLTSRQPEEAVGENPS from the exons ATGGGGGAGACCGTTGGAGATCTTCAAAG CTTGGTCACCATGTTGCCCTCGGGGCTGCTGCTGGGGGCCTACGGGAACTCACTCATCTCCCTGCTTCTGGTCTGCTGTCTGCCGCCCTCAG GTGCCCGGGCACAGCAATACCAAATGAGGCTGGAGGTCGAGAACACTCTGGTGCCTGCTGGAGGGTCCTTCTTGGTAAACTGCAGTACAGACTGCCCCAATCCTCGACTCATCATTCTAGAGACATCCCTAGCCAAGAAGCCAGTGGGCAACGGCCTGGGCTGGGCAGCCTTCCTGCTAAGCAATGTGACTAGTGACAGCCAGGTCCTCTGCTCCGGCTTCTGCAATGACATCCAGATGGTAGGCTCCTCTGAGATCACAGTATACC GGTTCCCGGAGCGAGTGGAGCTGGCACCCCTACCCCGCTGGCAGCCCGTGGGTGAGAACCTCACCATGACCTGCCAGGTGGCAGGCGGGGCGCCCCGGACCAACCTCACGGTGGTGCTGCTCCgcggggaggaggagctgagcCGGCAACCGGCCGTCGGGGAGCCAGCCGAGGTCACGTTCACGGTGGCGGCGGGCAGGGAGGACCACCTCGCCAACTTCTCGTGCCGCACGGACCTGGACCTGAGGCCCCGAGGGCTGGGATTGTTCCAGAACAGCTCGGCGCCCAGGCAGCTCCGAACCTTTG CACTGCCCATCACGGCTCCGCACCTCGTTGTCCCTCGGATCTTGGAGGTGGGAACGACTCGGTCGGTGAACTGCATCCTGGAAGGATTGTTCCCGGCCTCCGAGGCCCAAGTCCACTTGGCGCTGGGGAACCAGACGCTGAACTCTACAGTCGAGAGCCACGGGGACACGATCAGTGCCACAGCCACAGCCGTAGCGAGAGCGGAGCAGGAGGGCGCACAGGAGATAGTCTGCAACATAACGTTGGGGAACGACGGCCGGGAGGCCCGCGAAAAATTGACTGTCTACA GCTTCTGGGGGCCCACCATAAACCTGAGTGAACCCAACGCCTCCGAGGGGACTGCAGTGACTGTGACTTGCGCGGCCGGAGCCCGCGTCCAGGTCATGCTGGAGGGACTTCCGGCCGCGGCCCCTGGACAGCCTGCCCAGTTTCAGCTAAACGCCACCGAGATGGACGACAGGCGCAGCTTCTTCTGCAATGCCACCCTCGAGGTGGATGGGGAGACCTTACACAGGAACAGCAGCGTCCAGTTGCGTGTCCTGT ACGGTCCCAAGATTGACCAAGCCAAATGTCCCCAGCGCTTGACGTGGAAAGAGAAAACTACCCATGTCCTGCAGTGCCAGGCTCGGGGCAACCCGGACCCCCAGATGCACTGTTTTCACGAAGGCTCCCACGTCGAGCTGCCTATCGGGGTCCCATTCTTCGTCAGGTTAAACTATACTGGTACCTATGCCTGCAAGGCGTCCAGCTCACGAGGCGTACACACTGTGACTGTGGTGATGAACGTTCAGG ATCGGAACCTCCGCGCTGTCAACATCGTCCTGGGGGTGTTAGCGATCTTGGGCGTGGTGACTACCGTCGCAGCCTTACTGCACGTCTTCGGGGTGCAGAAGCGGAGTGACACCTACCGTGTGAACCAGGGGAGCACTTGGTTACCCCTGACGTCTAGGCAGCCCGAAGAGGCTGTGGGGGAGAATCCATCCTGA
- the RAVER1 gene encoding ribonucleoprotein PTB-binding 1 isoform X1 — MPLRPGSLVPEGAGFPKMAADVSVTHRPPLSPEAEAEVETEDAAERRAPEEELPPLDPEEIQKRLEHTERQFRNRRKILIRGLPGDVTNQEVHDLLSDYELKYCFVDKYKGTAFVTLLNGEQAEAAIGAFHQSRLRERELSVQLQPTDALLCVANLPPSFTQQQFEELVRPFGSLERCFLVYSERTGHSKGYGFAEYMKKDSAARAKSDLLGKPLGPRTLYVHWTDAGQLTPVLLHSRCLCVDHLPPGFSDVDALRRALSAVHTPTFCQLAYGQDGQLKGFAVLEYETAEMAEEAQQRADGLALGGSHLRVSFCAPGPPGRSMLAALIAAQATALNRGKGLLPEPNILQLLNNLGPSASLQLLLNPLLHGNAGGKQGLLGAPPAMPLLNGPALSTALLQLALQTQSQKKPGILGDSPLGTLQPGAQPANPLLGELSAGGALPPELPPRRGKPPPLLPPLLGPSGGDREAIGLGPPAAQLTPPPAPVGLRGTGLRSLQKDSGPLPAPSGVSLLGEPPKDFRIPLNPYLNLHSLLPASNLAGKEARGWGGTGRSRRPAESHLPNPPAPGAGGGGGGSSKAFQLKSRLLSPLASTRLPPEPGLPDSYGFDYPSDVGPRRLFSHPREPALGPHRPSRHKMSPPPSGFGERSGGGGGGPLSHFYSGSPTSYFTSGLQAGLKQSHLNKAVGSSPLGSGEGLLGLGPGPNGHSHLLKTPLGGQKRSFAHLLPSPEPSPEGSYVGQHSQGLGGHYADSYLKRKRIF; from the exons ATGCCGCTCCGCCCAGGCTCGCTGGTCCCAGAAGGCGCCGGGTTCCCCAAGATGGCGGCCGACGTGTCCGTTACTCACCGGCCCCCGCTGAGCCCGGAGGCTGAGGCCGAGGTTGAAACTGAGGATGCCGCGGAGCGCCGGGCGCCCGAAGAAGAACTCCCGCCCCTAGATCCAGAAGAGATCCAGAAACGCCTAGAACATACCGAGCGCCAGTTCCGTAACCGCCGCAAGATACTGATCCGGGGCCTCCCGGGGGACGTGACCAACcag GAAGTGCACGACCTGCTCAGCGACTATGAGCTCAAGTACTGTTTTGTGGACAAATACAAAGGGACAG CCTTTGTGACTCTGCTGAACGGGGAGCAGGCCGAGGCGGCCATCGGCGCCTTCCACCAGAGCCGCCTGCGGGAGCGCGAGCTGTCCGTGCAGCTGCAGCCCACGGACGCCCTGCTCTGCGTGGCCAACCTGCCTCCCAGCTTCACACAGCAGCAGTTCGAGGAGCTGGTGCGGCCCTTCGGCAGCCTGGAGCGCTGCTTTCTGGTCTACAGCGAGCGCACCGGCCACTCCAAGGGCTACGGCTTCGCTGAGTACATGAAGAAGGACTCGGCCGCCCGGGCCAAGTCGGACCTGCTGGGCAAACCGCTGGGCCCTCGCACCCTCTACGTGCACTGGACAGATGCTGGGCAGCTGACCCCCGTCCTGCTCCACTCCCGCTGCCTCTGCGTTGACCACCTGCCACCCGGCTTCAGCGACGTGGACGCCCTGCGCCGGGCACTGTCGGCGGTCCACACACCCACCTTCTGCCAG CTAGCATATGGCCAGGATGGGCAGCTGAAGGGCTTCGCTGTGCTGGAGTACGAGACAGCAGAGATGGCGGAAGAGGCGCAGCAGCGGGCGGACGGCCTGGCCCTGGGGGGCAGCCACTTGCGCGTCTCCTTCTGTGCCCCAGGGCCCCCTGGCCGCAGCATGCTGGCCGCGCTCATCGCTGCCCAGGCCACG GCCCTCAATCGGGGCAAAGGGCTCTTGCCGGAGCCTAACATCCTGCAGCTACTCAACAACCTGgggccctctgcctccctccagctGCTGTTGAACCCCCTGCTCCACGGCAATGCAGGGGGCAAGCAGG gcctcctgggTGCACCTCCAGCCATGCCGCTGCTCAACGGGCCTGCGCTATCCACGGCGCTGCTGCAGCTCGCCCTGCAGACCCAGAGTCAGAAG AAGCCAGGGATCCTGGGAGACTCTCCCCTGGGCACccttcagcctggggcccagCCGGCCAACCCCCTTCTTGGGGAGCTCTCTGCAG GGGGGGCCTTGCCCCCGGAGCTGCCACCCCGGCGAGGGAAGCCACCACCTCTGCTGCCGCCACTGCTTGGCCCCTCTGGGGGTGACCGGGAAGCCATAGGCCTGGGTCCCCCAGCAGCCCAGCTcactccaccccctgccccagtggGACTCCGAGGCACTGGCCTTAGGAGCCTCCAGAAAGACAGCGGGCCTCTACCAGCACCCTCTGGG GTCTCGCTGCTGGGGGAACCCCCAAAGGACTTCCGGATCCCCCTGAATCCCTACCTGAACCTACACAGCCTACTCCCAGCCAGCAACCTGGCGGGTAAGGAGGCTCGGGGCTggggaggcacagggagaagccgCCGCCCAGCTGAGAGCCACCTGCCtaaccccccagcccctggagctggtggtggaggtggtggcagcagcaaAGCCTTCCAGCTCAAGTCCCGCCTGCTCAGCCCTCTCGCCAGCACCCGCCTGCCCCCTGAACCAGGGCTGCCTGACAGCTATGGTTTCGACTACCCCTCG GATGTGGGACCTCGGCGGCTCTTCTCCCACCCCCGGGAACCAGCTCTAGGGCCTCACAGACCCAGCCGACACAAA ATGTCACCCCCGCCCAGTGGTTTTGGAGAACGGAGTGGTGGAGGCGGTGGGGGGCCCCTCTCCCACTTCTATTCGGGCTCGCCCACTTCCTACTTCACCAgtggcctgcaggctggcctcaagCAGAGCCACCTTAACAAG GCGGTTGGCTCCTCTCCACTGGGCTCTGGAGAAGGGCTCCTGGGCCTCGGCCCTGGGCCCAATGGCCACAGCCACCTGCTGAAG ACCCCACTGGGTGGCCAGAAACGCAGCTTTGCCCACCTGCTGCCCTCACCTGAGCCCAGCCCAGAAGGCAGCTACGTGGGCCAGCACTCCCAGGGCCTGGGCGGCCACTACGCAGATTCCTACCTGAAGCGCAAGAGGATTTTCTAA
- the ICAM3 gene encoding intercellular adhesion molecule 3 isoform X2 — protein sequence MLPSGLLLGAYGNSLISLLLVCCLPPSGARAQQYQMRLEVENTLVPAGGSFLVNCSTDCPNPRLIILETSLAKKPVGNGLGWAAFLLSNVTSDSQVLCSGFCNDIQMVGSSEITVYRFPERVELAPLPRWQPVGENLTMTCQVAGGAPRTNLTVVLLRGEEELSRQPAVGEPAEVTFTVAAGREDHLANFSCRTDLDLRPRGLGLFQNSSAPRQLRTFALPITAPHLVVPRILEVGTTRSVNCILEGLFPASEAQVHLALGNQTLNSTVESHGDTISATATAVARAEQEGAQEIVCNITLGNDGREAREKLTVYSFWGPTINLSEPNASEGTAVTVTCAAGARVQVMLEGLPAAAPGQPAQFQLNATEMDDRRSFFCNATLEVDGETLHRNSSVQLRVLYGPKIDQAKCPQRLTWKEKTTHVLQCQARGNPDPQMHCFHEGSHVELPIGVPFFVRLNYTGTYACKASSSRGVHTVTVVMNVQDRNLRAVNIVLGVLAILGVVTTVAALLHVFGVQKRSDTYRVNQGSTWLPLTSRQPEEAVGENPS from the exons ATGTTGCCCTCGGGGCTGCTGCTGGGGGCCTACGGGAACTCACTCATCTCCCTGCTTCTGGTCTGCTGTCTGCCGCCCTCAG GTGCCCGGGCACAGCAATACCAAATGAGGCTGGAGGTCGAGAACACTCTGGTGCCTGCTGGAGGGTCCTTCTTGGTAAACTGCAGTACAGACTGCCCCAATCCTCGACTCATCATTCTAGAGACATCCCTAGCCAAGAAGCCAGTGGGCAACGGCCTGGGCTGGGCAGCCTTCCTGCTAAGCAATGTGACTAGTGACAGCCAGGTCCTCTGCTCCGGCTTCTGCAATGACATCCAGATGGTAGGCTCCTCTGAGATCACAGTATACC GGTTCCCGGAGCGAGTGGAGCTGGCACCCCTACCCCGCTGGCAGCCCGTGGGTGAGAACCTCACCATGACCTGCCAGGTGGCAGGCGGGGCGCCCCGGACCAACCTCACGGTGGTGCTGCTCCgcggggaggaggagctgagcCGGCAACCGGCCGTCGGGGAGCCAGCCGAGGTCACGTTCACGGTGGCGGCGGGCAGGGAGGACCACCTCGCCAACTTCTCGTGCCGCACGGACCTGGACCTGAGGCCCCGAGGGCTGGGATTGTTCCAGAACAGCTCGGCGCCCAGGCAGCTCCGAACCTTTG CACTGCCCATCACGGCTCCGCACCTCGTTGTCCCTCGGATCTTGGAGGTGGGAACGACTCGGTCGGTGAACTGCATCCTGGAAGGATTGTTCCCGGCCTCCGAGGCCCAAGTCCACTTGGCGCTGGGGAACCAGACGCTGAACTCTACAGTCGAGAGCCACGGGGACACGATCAGTGCCACAGCCACAGCCGTAGCGAGAGCGGAGCAGGAGGGCGCACAGGAGATAGTCTGCAACATAACGTTGGGGAACGACGGCCGGGAGGCCCGCGAAAAATTGACTGTCTACA GCTTCTGGGGGCCCACCATAAACCTGAGTGAACCCAACGCCTCCGAGGGGACTGCAGTGACTGTGACTTGCGCGGCCGGAGCCCGCGTCCAGGTCATGCTGGAGGGACTTCCGGCCGCGGCCCCTGGACAGCCTGCCCAGTTTCAGCTAAACGCCACCGAGATGGACGACAGGCGCAGCTTCTTCTGCAATGCCACCCTCGAGGTGGATGGGGAGACCTTACACAGGAACAGCAGCGTCCAGTTGCGTGTCCTGT ACGGTCCCAAGATTGACCAAGCCAAATGTCCCCAGCGCTTGACGTGGAAAGAGAAAACTACCCATGTCCTGCAGTGCCAGGCTCGGGGCAACCCGGACCCCCAGATGCACTGTTTTCACGAAGGCTCCCACGTCGAGCTGCCTATCGGGGTCCCATTCTTCGTCAGGTTAAACTATACTGGTACCTATGCCTGCAAGGCGTCCAGCTCACGAGGCGTACACACTGTGACTGTGGTGATGAACGTTCAGG ATCGGAACCTCCGCGCTGTCAACATCGTCCTGGGGGTGTTAGCGATCTTGGGCGTGGTGACTACCGTCGCAGCCTTACTGCACGTCTTCGGGGTGCAGAAGCGGAGTGACACCTACCGTGTGAACCAGGGGAGCACTTGGTTACCCCTGACGTCTAGGCAGCCCGAAGAGGCTGTGGGGGAGAATCCATCCTGA